One genomic segment of Gemmatimonadota bacterium includes these proteins:
- a CDS encoding xanthine dehydrogenase family protein molybdopterin-binding subunit: MTQPSHPWLRGAKRAAKATNESSTNSTTERHADDRAPSTLDRRDFLARMAASGFVIALSASSISCLGELGGAPDFEPSVYLRISEDGTVTFIVHRSEMGQGVRTALAMAAADELEADWSRVKLEQAIGDEKYGNQNTDGSTSVRDGAWMNFRKAGAAARRMLETAAAAEWGVDVSEVKGTNGEVLHPATERRLPYGALVARAAKLPLPTDVPLKNPAQYRFIGKTVASLDLQAMITGRAVYAQDLSMPGMRIAVIQRPPVYGAKVAKFDGAAALAVKGVEQVIEIPCADIPAAYKPLGGVAVIATSTWAAIEGRKKLAIEWTASPNDSHDSAEYRKELEASVRAPGKVVRDLGDAAKAIAGAARKVTAEYYVPHLAQAPMEPPAALAHVVDGKCEAWACTQDPQSAQSTVAETLGIDKKQVTINVTLLGGAFGRKSKPDFIAEAAFLSKATSKPVKVVWTREDDLQNGYPHTVSMQRMEAGLDARGKIVGMLHRVASPPIGSTFAPNDEYHSDGELALGVLDLPYAIPNVRAESCKAPAHVRIGWYRSVSNIPQAFAIGCFMDELAHAAGKDTVQFLLESLGGDRVIDMTATGAVKAVENYGAKWEDHPNDTKRYRGVLERVAAESGWGTPLPRGEGRGVAMHRSFLTYVAAVVRVKVAADGSVSVPHVDIAMDCGFAAHPERVRSQCEGAVIMALSNTMTSELTFARGRAVQANFNDYRVVRMSGAPREIRVHLVESGGPIGGVGEPGVPPVGPAFANAVAAAGGARLRQLPKVAD, encoded by the coding sequence ATGACACAGCCTTCACATCCCTGGCTGCGCGGCGCCAAGCGCGCCGCCAAGGCCACCAACGAGAGCAGCACCAACAGCACCACCGAGCGCCACGCCGACGACCGCGCGCCCTCCACGCTCGACCGTCGCGACTTCCTGGCGCGCATGGCCGCGAGCGGCTTCGTCATCGCCCTCTCCGCCTCGAGCATCAGCTGCCTCGGCGAGCTCGGCGGCGCGCCCGACTTCGAACCCTCGGTCTACCTCCGCATCAGCGAGGACGGGACCGTCACGTTCATCGTCCACCGCTCCGAGATGGGCCAGGGCGTGCGCACCGCGCTCGCGATGGCCGCCGCCGACGAGCTCGAGGCCGACTGGTCGCGCGTGAAGCTCGAGCAGGCGATCGGCGACGAGAAGTACGGCAACCAGAACACCGACGGTTCCACGAGCGTGCGCGACGGCGCGTGGATGAACTTCCGGAAGGCCGGCGCCGCCGCGCGCCGCATGCTCGAGACCGCCGCGGCCGCCGAGTGGGGCGTGGACGTGAGCGAGGTGAAGGGCACCAACGGCGAGGTGCTGCACCCCGCGACCGAGCGCCGCCTGCCCTATGGCGCGCTCGTCGCGCGCGCGGCCAAGCTCCCCCTCCCCACGGACGTCCCGCTCAAGAACCCCGCGCAGTACCGCTTCATCGGCAAGACCGTCGCCTCGCTCGACCTCCAGGCGATGATCACCGGCAGGGCCGTGTACGCGCAGGACCTCAGCATGCCGGGGATGCGCATCGCCGTGATCCAGCGTCCGCCCGTGTACGGCGCGAAGGTCGCGAAGTTCGACGGCGCCGCCGCCCTCGCCGTGAAGGGCGTCGAGCAGGTGATCGAGATCCCCTGCGCCGACATCCCCGCCGCGTACAAGCCGCTCGGCGGCGTCGCCGTCATCGCGACGAGCACCTGGGCCGCCATCGAGGGACGCAAGAAACTCGCGATCGAGTGGACCGCGAGCCCCAACGATTCGCACGACTCCGCGGAGTACCGCAAGGAACTCGAGGCGTCCGTGCGTGCGCCCGGCAAGGTCGTGCGCGACCTCGGCGACGCCGCCAAGGCGATCGCCGGCGCGGCGCGGAAGGTGACCGCCGAGTATTACGTGCCCCACCTCGCGCAGGCGCCGATGGAGCCGCCCGCCGCGCTCGCGCACGTCGTGGACGGCAAGTGCGAGGCGTGGGCGTGCACGCAGGACCCGCAGAGCGCGCAGTCGACCGTCGCCGAGACGCTCGGCATCGACAAGAAGCAGGTGACGATCAACGTGACGCTGCTCGGCGGCGCATTCGGCCGGAAGTCGAAGCCCGACTTCATCGCCGAGGCGGCGTTCCTGTCGAAGGCGACGAGCAAGCCCGTGAAGGTCGTGTGGACGCGCGAGGACGATCTGCAGAACGGCTACCCGCACACCGTGAGCATGCAGCGCATGGAGGCCGGGCTCGATGCACGCGGCAAGATCGTCGGCATGCTCCATCGCGTCGCGTCACCGCCCATCGGCTCCACCTTCGCGCCGAACGACGAGTACCACTCCGATGGCGAGCTCGCCCTCGGCGTGCTCGACCTGCCGTACGCGATCCCCAACGTGCGCGCCGAGAGCTGCAAGGCCCCGGCGCACGTGCGCATCGGCTGGTACCGGTCGGTGAGCAACATCCCGCAGGCCTTCGCGATCGGCTGCTTCATGGACGAACTCGCGCACGCGGCCGGGAAGGACACGGTGCAGTTCCTCCTCGAGTCGCTCGGCGGCGACCGTGTGATCGACATGACCGCCACCGGCGCCGTGAAGGCGGTGGAGAACTACGGCGCGAAGTGGGAGGACCATCCGAACGACACCAAGCGATATCGCGGGGTGCTCGAGCGCGTGGCGGCCGAGTCGGGCTGGGGCACGCCCCTGCCCCGCGGCGAAGGGCGCGGCGTGGCGATGCATCGGTCGTTCCTGACGTATGTCGCCGCCGTCGTGCGCGTGAAGGTCGCAGCCGACGGATCGGTCTCGGTGCCGCACGTGGACATCGCGATGGACTGCGGCTTCGCCGCGCACCCGGAGCGGGTGCGGAGTCAGTGCGAGGGGGCGGTGATCATGGCGCTCTCGAACACGATGACATCGGAGCTGACGTTCGCGAGGGGGCGCGCGGTGCAGGCGAACTTCAATGACTATCGGGTGGTGCGGATGTCGGGGGCGCCCAGGGAGATCCGGGTGCATCTCGTGGAGTCGGGTGGGCCGATCGGCGGCGTGGGAGAGCCTGGGGTGCCGCCGGTGGGGCCGGCGTTCGCGAATGCGGTGGCGGCGGCGGGCGGCGCTCGTCTCCGTCAGCTGCCGAAGGTCGCCGACTAG
- a CDS encoding thioredoxin domain-containing protein, which translates to MNISNRVVNVLMVAMTVVALGAVAFRVIEARRNAPVPLVSELRQWREYGAEGAVIGAAGAPVQLVVFSDFQCPYCRQFAESARAVLARYPGRVRLVFRHRPIDDLHPHATRAAQAAICADQVGRFEGMHDALFGAQDSIGALPWTQFALRAGIEDTASFLACLSGDAATTILARDRAVADELGVTGTPVVLVNEVKVRGMPQRSVLDSLVSARVSP; encoded by the coding sequence GTGAACATCTCGAATCGCGTAGTGAACGTACTCATGGTCGCGATGACCGTGGTCGCGCTTGGCGCGGTCGCATTCCGTGTGATCGAAGCGCGACGGAACGCGCCGGTGCCGCTGGTATCGGAGCTCCGTCAGTGGCGTGAGTACGGCGCTGAAGGCGCCGTCATCGGCGCGGCCGGTGCGCCCGTTCAGTTGGTCGTCTTCTCAGACTTCCAGTGTCCCTACTGCCGGCAGTTTGCGGAGAGTGCGCGAGCCGTGCTGGCACGGTACCCGGGACGGGTGCGTCTCGTCTTCAGGCATCGCCCGATCGACGATCTCCATCCTCATGCCACCCGGGCGGCGCAGGCGGCGATCTGCGCGGATCAAGTAGGGCGGTTCGAGGGCATGCACGATGCTCTGTTCGGTGCTCAGGATTCGATCGGCGCGCTGCCGTGGACGCAGTTCGCATTGCGAGCGGGGATAGAGGATACAGCCTCCTTCCTTGCCTGTCTGAGCGGTGATGCGGCCACGACGATACTGGCGCGCGATCGAGCCGTCGCTGACGAACTCGGTGTCACGGGGACGCCGGTGGTGTTGGTCAACGAGGTCAAGGTTCGTGGTATGCCGCAGCGTAGCGTCCTGGACAGCCTCGTCTCGGCCCGAGTGTCGCCATGA
- a CDS encoding NAD(P)-binding domain-containing protein, translated as MDETMLLYGIAVVLIGGIMTPFILRSRRQERVAEEAEAEAKELGLDEPATLHPVVDVTRCISTGSCIDVCPEGDVLVMKNGQAHPVQPACCVGHGLCERSCPVDAIQLVFGTSKRGVDLPRIKGNFESNVPGLYIVGELAGMGLIRNAFEQGKQVVDNIIKEGSISNEAGAADILVVGCGPAGLATSLYAMERGLGLTTIEREDIGGTVRLFPRKKLVMTRPLSVPGYGRLTGPEIIKERLIDIWGDIVHKSGLTVNTQEGADRVVARDGGFDVFTGQGMYRAKRVVLAIGRRGTPRKLSIPGEELPKVLYHLAEAEAYNRDRIIVVGGGDSAIEAALALSAQPGNTVQLSYRGDKFARLKPANRSRIDKAIQAGQVEVLYKTTLQEIGRTEVRYRDEIKGADVVVENDFVFVFAGGELPTAFLQSCGVAIDTKFGAPR; from the coding sequence ATGGACGAGACGATGCTCCTCTACGGCATCGCCGTGGTGCTCATCGGCGGGATCATGACGCCGTTCATCCTGCGCTCGCGGCGGCAGGAGCGGGTGGCCGAGGAGGCCGAGGCCGAGGCGAAGGAACTGGGGCTCGACGAACCGGCGACGCTGCATCCGGTGGTCGACGTGACGCGCTGCATCAGCACCGGCAGCTGCATCGACGTCTGCCCCGAGGGCGACGTGCTGGTGATGAAGAACGGCCAGGCGCATCCGGTGCAGCCGGCCTGCTGCGTGGGGCATGGGCTCTGCGAACGGAGCTGCCCGGTGGACGCGATCCAGCTCGTCTTCGGCACGTCGAAGCGCGGCGTGGACCTGCCGCGCATCAAGGGGAACTTCGAGTCGAACGTGCCAGGGCTCTACATCGTGGGCGAGCTCGCGGGGATGGGGCTCATCCGCAACGCGTTCGAGCAGGGGAAGCAGGTGGTGGACAACATCATCAAGGAAGGGTCGATCTCCAACGAGGCGGGAGCGGCCGACATCCTGGTGGTGGGGTGCGGTCCCGCGGGGCTCGCGACGTCGCTCTACGCGATGGAGCGCGGGCTCGGCCTCACGACGATCGAGCGCGAGGACATCGGCGGCACGGTGCGGCTCTTCCCGCGCAAGAAGCTCGTGATGACGCGGCCGCTCTCGGTGCCGGGCTATGGCCGGCTCACGGGGCCGGAGATCATCAAGGAGCGGCTCATCGACATCTGGGGCGACATCGTCCACAAGTCGGGGCTCACGGTGAACACGCAGGAGGGCGCGGATCGCGTGGTCGCGCGCGACGGCGGATTCGATGTCTTCACGGGGCAGGGGATGTACCGCGCGAAGCGGGTCGTGCTCGCGATCGGCCGCCGCGGCACGCCGCGCAAGCTCAGCATCCCGGGCGAGGAGCTGCCCAAGGTGCTTTACCATCTGGCCGAGGCCGAGGCGTACAACCGCGACCGGATCATCGTCGTCGGCGGTGGCGACTCGGCGATCGAGGCGGCGCTCGCGCTCTCGGCGCAGCCGGGGAACACGGTGCAGCTCTCGTATCGCGGCGACAAGTTCGCGCGCCTCAAGCCGGCCAACCGTTCGCGCATCGACAAGGCGATCCAGGCGGGGCAGGTGGAGGTGCTCTACAAGACGACGCTGCAGGAGATCGGGCGCACCGAGGTGCGGTACCGTGACGAGATCAAGGGCGCGGACGTCGTGGTGGAGAACGACTTCGTGTTCGTCTTCGCCGGTGGCGAGCTCCCGACGGCCTTCCTGCAGTCGTGCGGCGTGGCGATCGACACGAAGTTCGGCGCGCCGCGCTAG
- a CDS encoding (2Fe-2S)-binding protein, whose amino-acid sequence MRLTVNGESREYSGDPAQPLLWFLRDDLALTGTKFACGIAACGACTVHVDGAPVTSCVTAMAGLEGKSVVTIEGLGGDAGDHPVQKAWAEANVPQCGYCQSGQIMAAAALLKAKPSPTEQDIDDAMTGIICRCGTYPRIRAAIRAAAGLPVAVEGR is encoded by the coding sequence ATGCGCCTCACCGTGAACGGCGAATCCCGCGAGTACTCCGGCGATCCCGCCCAACCGCTCCTCTGGTTCCTCCGCGACGACCTCGCCCTCACCGGCACCAAGTTCGCGTGCGGCATCGCCGCTTGCGGTGCGTGCACCGTGCACGTCGACGGCGCGCCGGTGACCAGCTGCGTGACCGCCATGGCCGGGCTGGAGGGCAAGAGCGTCGTCACCATCGAAGGACTCGGCGGCGACGCCGGCGATCACCCCGTGCAGAAGGCATGGGCCGAGGCGAACGTCCCGCAGTGCGGCTACTGCCAGTCGGGACAGATCATGGCCGCCGCCGCGCTGCTCAAGGCCAAGCCGAGCCCGACCGAGCAGGACATCGACGACGCGATGACCGGCATCATCTGCCGCTGCGGCACCTATCCGCGCATCCGCGCCGCGATCCGCGCCGCCGCCGGACTCCCCGTTGCCGTCGAGGGCCGCTGA